A section of the Fibrobacter sp. genome encodes:
- the thiH gene encoding 2-iminoacetate synthase ThiH produces MSEKEYHDERYFIDSDTLSPEALERKHRLENDPSSRTNHMEYMKGMEVIQSDIYGKVMGHVDSVDFSKYTARDVLAALDHHACTVEDFKALLSPAAAPFLEKMAQKAKLETSKHFGNTVYFFTPLYIANYCENYCVYCGFNCYNKIKRMQLSMEQIEHEMKVIADSGMEEVLILTGESRAKSSVEYIGEACKIAHKYFRMVGVEVYPMNTDEYKYLHECGVDYVTVFQETYDKDRYEQLHLLGHKRIYPYRFDSQERALMGGMRGCGFSALLGLSDFRKDALASALHVFYLQKKYPHAEMSLSCPRLRPIVNNDKINPLDVHEKELCQVLCAYRIFMPFVGITVSSRESKEFRNGIVKIAATKVSAGV; encoded by the coding sequence ATGTCTGAAAAAGAATATCACGACGAACGTTATTTTATTGATTCCGACACTTTGTCTCCGGAGGCTTTGGAACGTAAGCATCGTCTGGAAAATGACCCTAGCTCCCGTACCAATCACATGGAATACATGAAGGGCATGGAAGTCATCCAGTCCGACATTTATGGCAAGGTCATGGGACATGTGGATTCCGTAGACTTCAGTAAGTACACGGCCCGTGATGTGCTGGCTGCATTGGACCATCACGCTTGCACCGTAGAAGATTTCAAGGCGCTCCTTTCTCCTGCCGCCGCTCCCTTCCTGGAAAAGATGGCGCAGAAGGCAAAGCTGGAAACAAGCAAGCACTTTGGCAATACGGTCTATTTCTTTACTCCGCTGTATATTGCCAACTACTGCGAAAATTACTGCGTCTATTGCGGCTTCAACTGCTACAATAAAATCAAACGCATGCAGCTCTCCATGGAGCAGATCGAGCACGAAATGAAGGTCATCGCCGACAGCGGCATGGAAGAAGTGCTGATCCTTACCGGCGAAAGCCGCGCCAAGAGCAGCGTGGAATACATCGGCGAAGCCTGCAAGATTGCCCACAAGTATTTCCGTATGGTGGGTGTCGAAGTTTACCCCATGAACACCGACGAATACAAGTACCTCCACGAATGTGGGGTAGACTATGTAACTGTGTTCCAGGAAACTTACGACAAGGACCGCTACGAACAGCTTCACCTGCTGGGTCACAAGCGTATCTATCCGTACCGCTTCGACTCTCAGGAACGCGCCCTTATGGGTGGCATGCGCGGTTGCGGTTTCTCCGCATTGCTTGGCCTTTCTGACTTCCGCAAGGATGCCTTGGCCAGCGCCCTCCACGTGTTCTACCTGCAGAAGAAGTACCCTCATGCAGAAATGAGCCTGTCCTGCCCACGCCTTCGCCCCATCGTGAACAACGACAAGATCAATCCTCTTGACGTTCACGAAAAGGAACTTTGCCAGGTGCTGTGCGCTTACCGCATCTTCATGCCCTTCGTTGGCATTACCGTCTCCAGCCGCGAATCCAAGGAATTCCGTAACGGCATCGTAAAGATTGCCGCCACCAAGGTTTCCGCAGGTGT
- a CDS encoding DUF2442 domain-containing protein — translation MEFFAENGMTAKIRFCDFARLKNADQSVLRNYSLGLFGIRWECLDEDISYDSIFFPERFSLKSSL, via the coding sequence ATGGAATTCTTTGCTGAAAATGGAATGACTGCAAAGATCCGTTTTTGTGATTTTGCTCGTTTAAAAAATGCTGATCAATCTGTTTTAAGAAATTATTCTTTAGGATTATTTGGCATTCGCTGGGAATGTCTTGATGAGGATATTTCTTATGATTCAATCTTTTTTCCAGAACGATTCTCTTTGAAGTCCAGTTTATAA
- a CDS encoding thiazole synthase, translated as MENDKLVLGGHEFNSRFILGSGKYSLKLIEAAVQYAGAEIITCAVRRANTKEHENILDYIPKSATLLPNTSGARNADEAVRIARLARELGCGDFVKIEIMRDSKYLLPDNYETIKATEILAKEGFVVLPYMHADLNVARDLVNAGAAAVMPLAAPIGSNRGLSAKDFIQILIDEIELPIIVDAGIGKPSQACEAMEMGAAAVMANTALATAGDLPRMAAAFKSAIEAGRNAYLSGMGRVLVRGAAASDPLTGFLRD; from the coding sequence ATGGAAAACGATAAACTGGTTCTTGGCGGTCATGAGTTCAACTCCCGCTTTATTCTTGGTTCTGGCAAGTACTCCCTGAAGTTGATCGAAGCTGCGGTGCAGTACGCCGGTGCAGAAATCATTACCTGTGCTGTCCGCCGTGCCAATACCAAGGAACACGAAAACATTCTGGATTACATTCCCAAGAGTGCAACCCTATTGCCCAATACTTCTGGCGCCCGCAACGCCGACGAAGCGGTTCGTATTGCACGCCTTGCCCGCGAACTGGGCTGCGGCGATTTCGTGAAGATCGAAATCATGCGCGACTCCAAGTACCTGCTGCCGGACAACTACGAAACCATCAAGGCTACTGAAATTCTTGCCAAGGAAGGCTTTGTGGTGCTGCCTTATATGCATGCCGACTTGAACGTGGCCCGTGACCTGGTGAATGCAGGTGCTGCTGCTGTGATGCCTTTGGCTGCTCCTATCGGTTCCAACCGCGGTCTTTCCGCCAAGGATTTCATCCAGATCCTCATCGACGAAATCGAACTTCCCATTATCGTAGACGCCGGTATCGGTAAGCCGTCCCAGGCTTGCGAAGCCATGGAAATGGGTGCCGCCGCCGTCATGGCAAACACCGCTCTTGCTACCGCCGGAGACTTGCCTCGCATGGCCGCGGCCTTCAAGTCCGCCATCGAAGCTGGCCGCAACGCTTACCTCTCCGGTATGGGCCGCGTGCTGGTTCGTGGTGCCGCCGCCAGCGATCCGCTGACCGGGTTCCTCCGCGATTAG